Below is a genomic region from Eupeodes corollae chromosome 1, idEupCoro1.1, whole genome shotgun sequence.
CGGCAAAAGAAAATGGCGTTAACTTCATCATAACTCCCTTCAAAAATAATTAGATAGATGCATGCGAAAATATACCTATAGCAACCGAATTAAACATCgtcaataaaaagtaatttttaaattaaaatgcatacaaatcgctgtttctatatgtatatttatattaacGTGATATGAAAATTGAtgtgtatctatttttttgtcaaaaaatcattcACTATAATGATAAAATTCAAAGTTCATCAACAAAGTTGATATAAATTGCCATAATACCAatgcatcaaaaatattgttgtgtaTCATGTATCATGTATAATTGATAGCTATAATAGGGCTGTTACTTTTtaggcaaaaaataaaaaagcaattaaaaataatttgagttcaattacaaaaataaaactagatgtataaaaagaacttaattttttggggcgactttccattaccgcagcacgaatttccttctgatttttttttacagttagataggggtctcaatagaacatgttttaaatattagggcgaggaaacaactttaagtcataaaaaaaaatattttctttttcggacttaaccctacttttatgattgcattttttgagcctaaaacaagttttttttaattgatagcacggcgtactaatagctaggtatgtaaggtatgcaacccccctgcttggggtcactataggatttggggtgggtgcgagtttgggtatatgcaaagtacttttccatttgagcactaaaataaaagaaattaacaagaaaaaaaaacaagtatggcaacactgaacaaaaaacagggaagaaatgtcaaaatcaaccatttttgagtgttttgtatggaaaaaagtgaactttaaaaattaattaaaaatagaaataaatgtttcctcgctctaaaattgttatagttattatttatttgcacatatctatcgaataaaaaaaaccgcgagtcgaaattcgtgctgcggtaatggaaagttgagccaatttttttattttaacaatattgaatacaaaaaataattataaaactaaaaccaaacaaacaaaacaaaaaacatggtAGGTACATGCATACTATgtacttttaacaaaaaaaaaaaatttataagtcACAGAGTTGTATATATGATTGTACATGTTCAAGGTTTCATTGACTTCATTTATTGACTTGTTCATGCAGTCAAGTGTCAAGTACAGCTTGTATGCCCGTTCACACAGACAGGAACCGCTCCTGTAGCTCCTACTGTTTTCTTGCAAGAAGGACAGACTCCTCGATTTGTGGCtcgtttaaactttttaatgcTGAACTTTCATGTTTTTTCATGCTTGGAGTCTCTATCGAATAAGTTTGAGTTTGTTCTGCAGttgtgaaattattattttatccgagtcaaaaaggtttttatttctttctccaAATCTAAAACACTACTAGTCTCCGTTATTCCTGCCTCTATCCAACAAAATTGTACAATAGTTCATTTGTGTCTAATGGAAACTCCATAAATGGAACTCCTCCGGTTCGTTTTAAGGAATTTTGGTTATGTATGAGCTTTTTTTGTACAGAATACTTTCGTGTCGTCCAAATCTGAaagccacaaaataaatgctggtgtgccgcagggctctgttctatctccaacactctttctcatttttattaatgatctcctgtctgcaacatctaatacaatacattgtttcgctgacgatagtactcttagcttttcatatttgttttcagattcacacccctcttcttcggatgtggaactgcaacgacaaaatatgataagctcattaaattccgaccttaacagcattgtacaatgggcaataagaaaccgcgtggaatttaatgctacaaaaacgcaatgctgtcttgtatcgttaaagcgaaatatacccccctgccattatccataaatggtacttgcatcgaggaaactgaacatctcgatattcttggtatgtgtatcaccaaccaccttttgttgaatgatcacatacgcgatgtcgccaaaaatgccgcaagatgtctgggttttctaaggtgatgtaagaagtttttctccccctctgatatGGCTGTTATTAACAAgacttatattcaaaaatactccatataaatggagtatttttgtttatatacgtccaaagcttgagtataactcccatgtctgggctggtgctcctgcaacttacttaattctcttggatagtattgaacgtagagcatttagattgattggtgatattaccatcataagatcatttacgtcacttgaacatcgtcgaaatgtttcttgtcttaccctcttttaccgttattttgatggtttatgctctagagaaatagccagctgcattcctcccctttaacagttcaaccgtaattatcgcgcttctaggaatgctcatcaatataccctcgagcccatcttcggtcgtactgtcaagtacagagattcattctttagccgtactatgcgaatgtggaatgccttgccacactctgtctttcccagctattgcaatattcaggatttaaaaaccaatgtgcaccgacatctcctttcaacccctctctccctttcctagtgctcacactgtgtctacataataagggtaatatatcccttatttgagtgtgcgcttattataaaaaaaatctgtgaATTAATACgaattataaatcatttttttttgtgattaaattacaattatttaccATTTTCCACTCTCGTGTGGCTTTAGTTGGTGGTTCATTTGTATTTAAGgtctttaaaagtttttcccACAACATTATGTGTAATACCTTACAGTTTTTTCCCTTTCAAGATAAATATTTAGCCAAGTCCGGCCGGCCGTATGCTGCTCCAAATTCGTCAACATATTCATTTGTGTCTTGTGTATTAACATTGAATATTTAcattcattaattattattcaatgTTATTAATTAATGCCCTGTGTATTAATTAATGcattaaaattctaatttttaggatttaaaacaattttcacttacatttttggcgactttttttaatattcaaattctTCTCCAAGATTCAAGATgaaagtatatgtatatattttgaagtgatACCAAGTTTAGagaaacaaaatgatttcaaaataatcgtcttacacagacggaaaaGTATAAACGATAAAATTTGATAGTCAACAATTGATACCCAACTATCAGCTTAGCCGATTTCACTCCTGGGAcatttagtttagtcaaaaaaaaatatattaaatattaaaaaagtgtttttagtttagctgaatttcgttgatgcagcgttgaatctcctcctttaatgcacgggtggttgtgagCTTGtagacatagacttgtgatttcaaataaccccataaaaagaagtctaatggtgttaaatcacacgatctaagaggccaattttgatcaccgaaacgagagagtacatgacctggaaatgtctcatgcagtaattgaattgtttcacgggctgtatgacatgtggcaccgtcttgttgaaaccacatattgaacacatcaatatcatccaattttggcagaaagaactgtgtaatcatgtcgcgatatcgagcaccagtaacagtcactgcttgaccagcatcatttttaaaaaaatatggcccaattatgcctccagcctaaaatccacaccatacagtcacgcgttgtggatgcatttgtttttcgacagtcacatgtgggttctccgaaccccaaatgcggcaattttggcgattgagaaagccatcaagatgaaaatgtgcttcatcgcttaggatgattttgctcgaaaaatcagggtcatttgttgatgttcaataatccattcaacgaagagaggttcttgaaatttgcaattcttgtccacgacgtcgaattgagtttcctggattgtcagcaaaactctcacgcactgcttcgacattaacatttgaacggcttgtttttggatgaccagtgtgtttggcgtctccaacggatccagtctccatgaatttttcaattaatatcttCACAGTtaacgaagttaaaacactattccgactatattttgtatgaaattttcgaactgcagccgccaagctttaactatttttgaaatattctttaataatgaagacacgttgttctatcgtgtaacgctccatttttaatagccctatactgttagctgtcaaattgctttttccagggttgccaacacttcactgcacagaTGGCGGCAAAttaaaatcttgcgttaattttgggacaacctttataataaatataactatcaaaataagactacgtaaatacataagcaaggaaaaagtaatctaattaaaatattttttttttaggtaattttcaattttctcaagaacaagaagatttaaaatcatctagtttttagtttttcatcaaaaataaataagagcaaaaaattaaaaaaaaaaacaattatagataatcttaaagttttgaaaaattacagtttaaaccctttttctaacttttttttgcacatattttgagtttaaaataatttttttttcaaaaattagacatagttttcatttaatttaaacaagcTAATAATCAaaagttttggctttaaaaaattgtataaaacttagttgtatgtattaccaattttgttttaataatttgtttccatttaacgtacatatttatttgaattgcccctaccgcctaaacggggggagatagaccccctccaataataaaaaatgcttgtttttaactgttctatacaaatccgtcattaaactttgtcgcctgagttatcgtactctccccatTGTTTTCACCTAGGGTTAGACTTAATTGTCGGTAAGCACTCCTTGACGTTAAAAGAGAAACTCTTTCCATAGAATTCTGATATAAACTCTAGCCTATGCgagctatgtacatatgttgtataaagacatttttaattcttcgaTATTATCGATCTTATCGGTTCGCAATGTAAACAGAAGCACTAGGTCATACCCTTTTTTGACTGGGATGTAACCATTATCAAAACATATCTTAATAATTCGTTTTTGAATGTTAAGCCACACTCCGTATGGATGGCATAATTAGGGTGGcctgaaaattaatttgaaatatatatatttacacaTTTTCTAGGACCTCTAAAAGTCTAAATGCTCATAATCGTACCATAGCAGAGACAGCTATTCTCTGTAGCGTCGAAGTGTTTACTATACAAAAGTAGACGACATGCTATTTTAAGTAACTTTGTTAGCATATGCATGAACATTTATGtaccaagatatttaaattcgTCCACAACTTCGATAATATCGTAATACCTTTTAGGACTTTAAACACAACCTTGAGGAAAGCCAGTTTGACATTTGAAGTCTCAATTTGTTTGAGCCATTTTGGATAAATGTAATACCTACTGTTCTCACGCATCTTCTCATAGAATTGTATATATTTGATTGATAAACCTGTTACTGAAAGCTTGTAGACCAATAATTCCCTCATGACTGTATGGAATGCAGTATATAGACATTTCTTTGTAATATCAATAAATCGCGTGGTCGCAGTAattaacttacatattttgattttgggCTAATAACTAAACCAAAATCATGTGTTTGGTCGTGCCTGCTTTGACACATTGAATAAGAACAATGGGCTTTTTCTATATGTTACCACAAGCTCGtgatctattttctattttatcgatttttgacaatatatttttgttcaaatcaTTTTCCTACggcttttaagtttaaaaataaaaatttatttttttttgatgtacAAAAGCAATAccagttttttcttcttttgggtCAATCTTCTCACTCCATATGgatatgttatttttattgatttttggacATCTTGCGTTTTTAGCTCGAGGTCGGAAACTTGGATTATTGATAAGGCAAATTCATACTTTATccgattgaatttttctttttttttttgtctccaaaatatccataaaatcaagaaaagagaaacaaatcaaatttgggttaaactaattttatttcaatctaaTAATCGGACTTTGCAGTCCAACTGGACTTGTTGGCCAATGTATTTTTATCAAAGTTGTTGCGTAAGAATTTAAGACCAGCTTCTATGGAACTCTCAAGGCTTTGTTCAGCTTGACGTGATCTTACGTACGGTTCGGGGTCCAAATTCATCGGAGGTGGTATTTCAGCACCTCGTCGATTTTGAAAgacttcttctttttctgcATCCGCCAAAGCATTTGAGTTCCTTTTTTGGAAagtgtttgttctttttgtagATTGAAAGGCCGAAAAACTATCGAATCCCGCATCGTCACAAGTAACTGAGGTAAATGGGTTCGGTGGTGGTGCCATGGGGAATTTAAGGTTATCCCCTTTAAAGCTGGTCCTTGACATCTTAGGCAGAGGCGGTAGGTGTGTTGTTTCGGGTCCCGGTCCATCTCTGTGTTTGTATTTTCTGGAAGGTTCTTCAACCCGCGGTGCGAATTCAGGATTTCTTTCCGTTCGTTTTTGTTCATTCCATTGTTCTTGTGACATCGGATTACGATCAGGTCTGTAGGTCCACGGTTGTTCAAGAGTGGATTCTTCAGTATCTGGCTCTGAGTGTACACCAGTCTTTTTTTTATCCCAAGGACGCACATGATTTTGACGCTCTTCTTCACGAAGTTTTTCTTCCTTCTCTTGTCGGCGTTTctgtttttcagcttttttccGTAGCTTTCGCTCCTCTTTTGTTTCCTTtggtttttcatcttctttgATTTCTTCATCTTCGAGTGGTGGAAGACCTAGGCGAGCTCTTTGTCTGTTCTTTGCTGCCTTAACTCTTTCTGCGATTATCTTCTCTCGGTGAATACGCTGGGATTCCTTGTTTGCCTGTTCGTTAAGGGTTCTTTTGCGTGTTTCTTCCAGTTCCTTTTGTTGACGGGCTCTTTCTTCTTCGTCCGTGGAAAATGCATAGTAGCCAACACCGTGTTGGCGCGCTTCATCGAAAAACACGTCTTGGTaatgaacattttcttttgcgaaattttcaatttcctttttttcccaGTTGTTGCGCATCTCGTCATGCTTGGAAATTATTGAGACGCCATCTTCGCCCATAACAGACACCGTGGGTGCCTGAGATTCAGGCGGTGCCTCCTTGCCGACAACATCGATCATCCAATTGGGCCGATTTTGATCCAGACGCTCAGGAATACTCGCTGCTAACTCtgtatcttttttcttaattaccTCCAGATCACCGCGCAAACATTTTCGAGTCCTCCCCAGACAATCTGTATATTCAACCCACTCATCTTCTGGATTAACTGGCTCCTCGTCAGGCTCCCCTTCACTATCAGAGTTATCAGATGAAGATGAGTATCTTTTCTCTGGTGAATAAGGCCTTGGGTCTTCTTGCTTTTTGCGATTGAAAAGAACAAGGCAATTGTCATCTGAATTTAATTGACCGCCCATTGCTATCATTCGGTCGTAATATTTCGATTTGGCTTCTAGGACCTTTTTTGATTTCTCAAGCAATGCGGAATCTTCTACTTCATATATTTTAGAGGATTTCGTTTCACTTACATTACTGGGTAGCTCAGTGATTGTgtcctttttgtaaattttagctTTGTTGGGAACTGTGGGTTCAGTAGATCGGGTTGCTTTTACTTTACTCACTTCAGCCTGTTTACGCAGAAGTTCCGCTTTGAGGCTCATCAGAGAAGATAGAtttacatcaatttttttatttggat
It encodes:
- the LOC129941552 gene encoding coiled-coil domain-containing protein 174, whose protein sequence is MNDPNKKIDVNLSSLMSLKAELLRKQAEVSKVKATRSTEPTVPNKAKIYKKDTITELPSNVSETKSSKIYEVEDSALLEKSKKVLEAKSKYYDRMIAMGGQLNSDDNCLVLFNRKKQEDPRPYSPEKRYSSSSDNSDSEGEPDEEPVNPEDEWVEYTDCLGRTRKCLRGDLEVIKKKDTELAASIPERLDQNRPNWMIDVVGKEAPPESQAPTVSVMGEDGVSIISKHDEMRNNWEKKEIENFAKENVHYQDVFFDEARQHGVGYYAFSTDEEERARQQKELEETRKRTLNEQANKESQRIHREKIIAERVKAAKNRQRARLGLPPLEDEEIKEDEKPKETKEERKLRKKAEKQKRRQEKEEKLREEERQNHVRPWDKKKTGVHSEPDTEESTLEQPWTYRPDRNPMSQEQWNEQKRTERNPEFAPRVEEPSRKYKHRDGPGPETTHLPPLPKMSRTSFKGDNLKFPMAPPPNPFTSVTCDDAGFDSFSAFQSTKRTNTFQKRNSNALADAEKEEVFQNRRGAEIPPPMNLDPEPYVRSRQAEQSLESSIEAGLKFLRNNFDKNTLANKSSWTAKSDY